A stretch of Pseudomonas sp. CCC3.1 DNA encodes these proteins:
- a CDS encoding response regulator transcription factor, with product MIRVLLVDDDQELTALLSEYLEREGFTATAVHTGEEGEVEALSGRYSIVVLDVMLPRLSGIEVLRRIRAHSQVPVVLLTARGDNIDRITGLELGADDYVPKPSSPGELVARLRAIMRRVNPATDQPATDVIRTGHLVLWPGRRQALWQGNELGVTSTEFSLLEELARSAGQVVSKQDLSLNALGCPLTRYDRRIDVHISSIRQKLGPRDDAKAWIQSVRGLGYLLIAE from the coding sequence ATGATCCGTGTATTGCTCGTCGACGATGACCAGGAGCTGACTGCCTTGCTCAGTGAGTACCTTGAGCGTGAAGGTTTTACAGCAACTGCGGTGCACACCGGCGAGGAGGGCGAGGTTGAAGCGTTGTCCGGTCGTTACAGCATTGTGGTGCTGGACGTCATGTTGCCAAGGCTGTCGGGCATCGAAGTGCTCAGGCGCATCCGTGCGCACAGTCAGGTACCGGTGGTGTTGCTCACCGCCCGTGGCGACAACATAGACCGCATCACCGGCCTTGAGCTGGGCGCTGACGACTACGTGCCCAAACCCAGCTCGCCAGGTGAACTGGTCGCACGCTTGCGGGCCATCATGCGCCGGGTGAACCCCGCCACCGATCAGCCCGCCACCGACGTGATCAGAACCGGGCATTTGGTCCTGTGGCCCGGCAGGCGCCAGGCGCTGTGGCAGGGCAATGAGTTGGGGGTCACCAGCACCGAATTCAGCCTGCTTGAAGAGCTGGCTCGCAGTGCCGGGCAAGTGGTGAGCAAGCAGGACTTGTCACTCAATGCCTTGGGCTGCCCGCTGACGCGCTACGACCGACGCATCGACGTGCATATCAGCAGCATTCGCCAAAAGCTGGGTCCACGCGACGACGCCAAAGCCTGGATTCAGAGCGTGCGCGGCCTCGGCTACCTGTTGATTGCTGAATGA
- the bamA gene encoding outer membrane protein assembly factor BamA has product MNFPRLLCSVALLLNATLAHAQGFKISDIRINGLQRVSAGSVFGALPLNVGEEADDQRLVESTRALFKTGFFQDIQLGRDGDVLIITVVERPSVASIDIEGNKAISTDDLMKGLKQSGLAEGEIFQKATLEGVRNELLRQYVAQGRYSASVDTEVVAQPRNRVGLKIKIDEGEVAAIKHINVVGNTVFDQAELDDQFTLKTTNWLSFFKNDDKYAREKLSGDLERLRSYYLDRGYINMEIVSTQVSITPDKKQVFITVNINEGDKYTVRDVALRGDLKVPEEQIKALLLVQKGQVFSRKLMTSTSDLITRRLGNEGYTFANVNAVPTPNNQDHTVDIVFVVDPAKRAYANRINFRGNTKTDDKVLRREMRQMEGGWASTYLIDQSKVRLERLGYFKEVNVETPAVAGVDDQVDVNYTVEEQASGSITASVGFAQSAGLILGGSITQNNFLGTGNSASIGLTRSEYQSKYNIGFTDPYFTADGVSLGYNAFYNKTDYNDYYDDGVSYYSINSYGAGVTLGYPINETSRLSFGLTAQHDTIEPGTYSADEIYDFIEREGKQFTNFKANLGWSESTLNKGILATRGYSQNLNLMVTVPGSDLSFYKIDYSGQTFLPLSTSTSLRFHTKLGYGNGYGSTDGLPFYENYTAGGEGSVRGFESGTLGPRNTPATGNYSSMGQAYYSDRDTEALGGNIMLTGGVEYLFPMPFIKDNKSLRTSLFWDVGSVYSDKCYLTTTTGCDGVDLSQMASSVGVGVTWYSPMGPLSVNLAFPVRKPSDAETQVFQFSLGQTF; this is encoded by the coding sequence ATGAATTTTCCGCGCCTGCTCTGCTCGGTTGCACTGCTGCTCAATGCCACACTGGCACACGCCCAAGGTTTCAAAATTTCTGATATTCGAATCAACGGGTTACAGCGGGTTTCCGCTGGCAGCGTGTTCGGTGCCCTGCCCCTGAATGTCGGTGAAGAAGCGGATGACCAGCGCTTGGTCGAGTCCACACGCGCACTATTCAAAACCGGGTTTTTCCAGGACATCCAGCTGGGTCGCGATGGCGATGTGCTGATCATCACCGTGGTCGAGCGACCGTCCGTCGCCAGTATTGATATCGAAGGCAACAAGGCCATCTCCACCGACGACCTGATGAAAGGTCTCAAACAGTCGGGCCTGGCCGAAGGCGAGATCTTCCAAAAAGCCACCCTTGAAGGCGTGCGCAACGAACTATTGCGCCAGTACGTGGCCCAGGGTCGCTACTCGGCCTCGGTTGATACCGAAGTCGTTGCCCAGCCGCGTAACCGCGTGGGCCTGAAAATCAAGATCGACGAAGGTGAAGTCGCGGCGATCAAGCACATCAACGTAGTCGGCAATACTGTGTTTGACCAGGCCGAGCTGGACGACCAGTTCACCCTGAAGACCACCAATTGGCTGTCGTTTTTCAAGAACGATGACAAGTATGCCCGCGAGAAGCTGTCCGGCGACCTGGAGCGTCTACGCTCCTACTACTTGGACCGTGGCTATATCAACATGGAAATCGTCTCGACTCAGGTGTCGATCACGCCGGACAAGAAGCAGGTATTCATCACCGTCAATATTAATGAAGGTGATAAATACACCGTGCGTGACGTCGCCCTGCGCGGCGACTTGAAAGTCCCCGAGGAGCAGATCAAAGCGCTGTTACTGGTGCAAAAGGGTCAGGTGTTTTCACGCAAACTCATGACCAGCACCTCGGACCTGATCACCCGTCGCCTGGGTAACGAGGGTTATACCTTCGCCAACGTCAACGCCGTGCCAACCCCGAACAATCAAGACCACACAGTCGACATCGTATTTGTGGTCGACCCGGCCAAGCGCGCGTACGCCAACCGCATCAATTTCCGTGGCAACACCAAAACCGACGACAAGGTGCTGCGCCGTGAAATGCGGCAGATGGAAGGTGGCTGGGCGTCGACCTACCTGATTGACCAGTCCAAAGTGCGCCTTGAGCGCTTGGGTTACTTCAAGGAAGTCAACGTTGAAACACCGGCCGTGGCGGGTGTTGATGACCAGGTTGACGTGAATTACACCGTTGAAGAACAAGCTTCCGGCTCGATCACCGCCAGCGTCGGCTTTGCCCAGAGCGCCGGTTTGATCCTGGGCGGCTCGATCACCCAGAACAACTTTTTAGGCACGGGTAACTCCGCCAGCATTGGCTTGACCCGCTCCGAGTACCAGAGCAAGTACAACATCGGCTTTACCGACCCCTACTTCACCGCAGACGGGGTGAGCCTGGGTTACAACGCGTTCTACAACAAAACCGACTACAACGATTACTACGACGATGGCGTGTCGTATTACTCGATCAACAGCTACGGCGCTGGCGTCACCCTGGGTTACCCGATCAACGAAACCTCGCGCTTGAGTTTTGGCCTGACCGCGCAGCACGACACCATCGAACCCGGCACTTACAGTGCGGATGAGATCTACGACTTCATCGAGCGTGAAGGCAAGCAGTTCACCAACTTCAAGGCCAACCTGGGCTGGTCGGAATCGACCCTGAACAAAGGGATATTGGCGACTCGCGGGTACTCGCAGAACCTGAACCTGATGGTCACGGTACCGGGCAGCGACCTGAGCTTTTACAAAATCGATTACAGCGGCCAGACCTTCCTGCCACTCAGCACGTCCACCTCGCTGCGCTTTCATACCAAGCTGGGGTATGGCAACGGCTACGGTTCAACCGATGGTTTGCCGTTCTATGAAAACTACACCGCTGGTGGCGAAGGCTCGGTGCGCGGGTTTGAAAGCGGCACCCTTGGCCCACGCAACACCCCGGCCACGGGCAACTACTCGAGCATGGGGCAAGCGTACTACTCCGACCGCGACACCGAAGCGCTGGGCGGCAACATCATGCTCACCGGTGGCGTGGAATACCTGTTTCCGATGCCGTTTATCAAAGACAACAAATCGCTGCGCACCTCCTTGTTCTGGGATGTCGGCAGCGTGTATTCGGACAAGTGCTACCTGACCACGACAACCGGTTGCGACGGCGTTGACCTGAGCCAGATGGCCAGTTCGGTAGGGGTTGGCGTGACGTGGTACAGCCCGATGGGGCCATTGAGCGTCAACCTGGCATTCCCGGTTCGCAAGCCTTCGGATGCCGAGACCCAAGTGTTCCAGTTCTCGCTGGGGCAGACGTTCTAA
- a CDS encoding LysE family translocator, giving the protein MSVLISMAAFALAASISPGPVNIVALSSGRQFGLGPSLNHVLGATVGFVVLLLFTGFGLHEVLKQWPLLTDLIRWGGMAFLLYLAWKLAADNGRIDVDGATTLQPSFINGAIMQWLNPKAWLAAVAGMGAFVASGEASLIWSFALIYFVACYVSVACWAYAGAFLNRYLHNPSRIRLFNRCMAVMLSGCAVSLLWF; this is encoded by the coding sequence ATGAGCGTATTGATTTCTATGGCCGCATTCGCCCTGGCGGCCTCTATTTCACCGGGGCCGGTGAATATCGTGGCGTTGAGCAGCGGCAGGCAGTTCGGGCTGGGCCCCAGCCTGAATCACGTTCTCGGCGCCACTGTGGGGTTTGTGGTGCTGCTGTTGTTCACCGGTTTCGGCCTGCATGAGGTGTTGAAACAGTGGCCGCTGCTGACTGATTTGATTCGCTGGGGCGGGATGGCTTTTTTGCTGTATCTGGCCTGGAAGCTGGCCGCCGATAACGGGCGAATCGATGTCGATGGCGCGACAACCCTGCAACCGTCTTTCATCAATGGCGCGATCATGCAGTGGCTTAACCCTAAAGCCTGGCTGGCAGCAGTTGCGGGCATGGGGGCGTTCGTGGCCAGCGGTGAAGCCTCACTGATCTGGTCGTTCGCGCTGATCTACTTTGTGGCCTGTTATGTGTCGGTGGCCTGCTGGGCCTATGCCGGGGCTTTTCTGAACCGCTATCTGCACAACCCGTCACGCATTCGCCTGTTCAACCGCTGCATGGCCGTCATGCTCTCAGGGTGCGCGGTCTCGTTACTGTGGTTTTAA
- a CDS encoding AraC family transcriptional regulator, whose translation MLSDVTCVTPRFWRDAQLPFIEARSIGDGRKVHYSRHSHEIFSIGAITSGRCLYLHEKTRQAISVGTVVLMNPGAVHACNPIDDQPWSYLMLYVDPHWLAGIQHDGERGEQQGFQPIAATHTQSPELFNGVIDLYEQLTDPDQDVLAKHQAAVGFFSMVQQSLGRSMSTPKAANVRVERVAEYIDAHFMRSIRLEDMCAAASLSEAYLIRAFEQRYHMTPHAYLTNRRVQYAQTQLRDGATIAAIAQQSGFSDQAHLQRVFKKHLAATPGQYKA comes from the coding sequence ATGCTCAGCGATGTTACGTGCGTAACCCCCAGATTCTGGCGGGACGCACAGTTGCCTTTCATTGAGGCACGCTCAATCGGCGATGGCCGCAAGGTTCATTACTCCCGGCACTCGCATGAAATATTCTCTATTGGCGCCATCACCTCCGGGCGGTGCCTGTACCTGCACGAGAAAACCCGGCAGGCAATCAGTGTCGGCACCGTGGTCTTGATGAACCCGGGCGCAGTGCATGCCTGCAATCCCATTGACGATCAACCATGGTCGTACTTGATGCTGTATGTCGACCCGCACTGGCTGGCGGGTATTCAGCACGACGGCGAGCGGGGCGAGCAGCAGGGGTTTCAGCCCATAGCGGCCACTCATACGCAGTCGCCTGAACTGTTTAATGGCGTGATCGACTTGTATGAGCAACTGACCGATCCGGATCAAGACGTTCTGGCCAAGCATCAAGCGGCTGTTGGTTTTTTCTCGATGGTGCAACAGTCGCTGGGCCGCTCGATGTCGACCCCCAAGGCTGCCAATGTGCGAGTGGAGCGTGTTGCTGAGTATATCGATGCACATTTCATGCGTTCGATTCGCCTTGAAGACATGTGCGCAGCCGCCAGCTTGTCAGAGGCCTACCTGATTCGTGCGTTTGAACAGCGCTACCACATGACGCCCCATGCCTATCTGACTAACCGGCGGGTTCAGTACGCCCAGACGCAACTGCGTGACGGCGCAACCATCGCTGCCATCGCACAGCAAAGCGGCTTTTCCGACCAGGCCCATTTGCAGCGCGTGTTCAAAAAGCATCTTGCGGCCACGCCCGGTCAATACAAGGCTTAA
- a CDS encoding glutamine synthetase family protein: MDAACSDLLAEVRAFRQRHPDVRYVDLISLDIAGHFYGKRYPVDMLEKVASGSVLKLPQNCVLLGVQGGLFKIGDYCFNDGDPDAVRRLVPGTLKPVTWEGQPLGQMLITSDGTEKPIEFEPREVLAHVLNRLARKGIHPVVAFELEFYLFDRQLRDGLPQFPRDQLSDDADDQPNMHIERLSRFAPVLNEMVEAAQAQGIDATVITAELGPGQFEINFGHLDDGLRAADWSALFCRSTRGVALKHGYRASFMAKPYLQQPGSGMHVHVSLYDAAGNNLLAANQQQPLRHAIAGCLELLPACMPIFAPNHNAFRRLGGTTNIATRASWGFEDRDACLRIPESDAKNLRVEYRLAGADANPYLVLAAILIGLEHGLETAKEPIPPLNEDRNSGIDFPLDLLEAVRVMQHQPSLRAGLGAEFVDVYCENKRQDHLAFMQDISAREYRWFL; encoded by the coding sequence ATGGATGCTGCCTGCTCTGATCTGCTGGCTGAAGTGCGTGCCTTTCGCCAGCGCCACCCTGATGTGCGGTATGTCGACCTGATCTCCCTGGACATTGCGGGGCATTTCTACGGCAAGCGTTACCCCGTCGACATGCTGGAAAAAGTCGCGTCCGGCAGCGTCCTTAAATTGCCGCAAAACTGTGTGCTGTTGGGCGTGCAGGGCGGGCTGTTCAAAATCGGTGATTATTGCTTTAACGATGGCGACCCGGATGCTGTGCGGCGTCTGGTGCCGGGCACGCTCAAGCCGGTGACGTGGGAAGGGCAGCCGCTGGGGCAGATGTTGATCACCTCGGACGGCACTGAAAAACCCATCGAATTTGAGCCGCGTGAAGTGCTGGCGCACGTGCTGAACCGGCTAGCGCGCAAAGGCATTCACCCGGTGGTGGCGTTTGAACTGGAGTTTTATCTGTTCGACAGGCAACTGCGCGATGGCTTGCCGCAGTTCCCGCGGGATCAGCTGAGCGACGATGCCGATGACCAGCCCAACATGCATATCGAGCGCCTGTCACGTTTTGCGCCGGTGCTCAATGAGATGGTTGAGGCGGCGCAGGCTCAGGGCATTGATGCGACAGTGATCACCGCCGAGCTGGGGCCGGGTCAGTTCGAAATCAATTTTGGCCACCTGGATGACGGTTTGCGTGCCGCAGACTGGTCGGCGCTGTTCTGTCGCAGCACCCGGGGCGTTGCCTTGAAACACGGCTATCGGGCCAGCTTTATGGCCAAACCCTACTTGCAGCAGCCGGGCAGTGGCATGCATGTGCACGTCAGCCTGTACGACGCGGCAGGCAACAACCTGCTCGCGGCCAATCAGCAACAACCGCTGCGCCATGCCATTGCGGGCTGTCTTGAGCTGTTGCCGGCGTGCATGCCGATCTTCGCCCCGAACCACAACGCCTTTCGCCGTCTGGGCGGCACCACCAATATCGCCACCCGCGCGAGCTGGGGGTTTGAAGACCGCGACGCCTGCTTGCGGATTCCGGAATCGGACGCCAAAAACCTGCGGGTTGAGTACCGTCTGGCAGGGGCCGATGCCAACCCGTATCTGGTGCTGGCGGCGATTCTGATCGGGCTTGAGCATGGGCTTGAAACTGCTAAAGAACCGATCCCGCCGCTCAACGAAGACCGCAACAGCGGCATCGACTTCCCGCTCGACCTGCTTGAGGCGGTACGTGTGATGCAGCATCAGCCGTCACTGCGTGCAGGTTTGGGGGCGGAATTTGTGGACGTTTATTGCGAAAACAAGCGTCAGGACCATCTGGCCTTCATGCAGGACATCAGCGCGCGGGAATATCGCTGGTTTCTGTAA
- a CDS encoding helix-turn-helix domain-containing protein, protein MNKEEEIAALAILIHDLRKHKKITLKELADKIGRSVGFLSQVERGLSRPTVADLTAISETLDVPTTYFYNMPKPKQLSWVTRPDERRTLYLANGITDILVSPKIRASFSMLESVLEAGATSGERHMLDSSEQGGYVLEGELTLWLGDDDEPVTLRAGDSFQFDSHTLCRYANLTEHLARVLWVYT, encoded by the coding sequence GTGAACAAAGAAGAAGAAATCGCCGCGTTAGCGATCCTTATCCACGACCTGCGCAAGCACAAGAAAATCACCCTGAAGGAACTGGCCGATAAAATTGGCCGCTCGGTGGGTTTTCTGTCGCAAGTTGAGCGCGGTTTGTCACGGCCCACGGTGGCCGATCTGACAGCCATCAGCGAAACGCTGGACGTGCCAACCACCTATTTCTACAACATGCCCAAGCCTAAGCAATTGTCGTGGGTCACCCGCCCGGACGAACGCCGCACCTTGTACCTGGCCAACGGCATTACCGACATTCTCGTTTCGCCAAAGATCAGGGCTTCGTTTTCCATGCTCGAAAGTGTGCTGGAGGCGGGTGCCACCAGCGGCGAGCGGCACATGCTCGACAGCTCTGAGCAGGGCGGGTATGTGCTCGAAGGCGAATTGACCTTATGGCTGGGCGATGACGATGAGCCGGTGACCTTGCGTGCCGGCGACAGTTTTCAGTTCGACAGCCACACCCTGTGCCGTTACGCCAATCTGACCGAGCATCTCGCGCGAGTGCTTTGGGTCTACACCTGA
- a CDS encoding SDR family oxidoreductase: MTTHSTVLITGASSGIGATYAERFARRGHNLVVVARDKARLETLATHLHKQYGVAVDVLQADLTQSADVAAVEARLRDDASIGILINNAGAAQSGGILEQTPESITSLITLNTTALARLASAIAPRLVKAGEGAIVNIGSVVGLAPEFGMTVYGATKAFVQFLSQGLNQELAAKGVYIQAVLPAATRTEIWERAGIDINTLSEVMDVGELVDAALVGFDRREQVTIPPLHDAARWDALEGARQGLLGELRQAHAAERYQKA; encoded by the coding sequence ATGACCACTCATTCGACTGTTTTAATTACCGGTGCTTCCAGCGGTATTGGCGCTACCTACGCCGAGCGTTTCGCCCGCCGTGGCCACAATCTGGTAGTGGTTGCTCGCGACAAGGCGCGCCTGGAAACCCTGGCAACCCATCTGCACAAGCAATACGGGGTGGCGGTGGACGTGTTGCAGGCTGACCTCACTCAATCGGCTGATGTGGCTGCTGTTGAGGCGCGCCTGCGTGATGACGCCAGCATCGGCATCCTCATCAACAATGCAGGGGCGGCTCAGTCAGGCGGTATTCTTGAGCAGACGCCTGAGAGCATCACAAGCCTGATCACCCTTAACACCACTGCATTGGCGCGACTGGCCAGTGCAATTGCCCCACGGCTGGTAAAAGCTGGCGAAGGTGCGATCGTCAATATTGGGTCGGTCGTCGGTTTGGCGCCTGAGTTCGGCATGACGGTCTATGGGGCAACCAAGGCGTTTGTGCAGTTCCTGTCCCAAGGCTTGAACCAAGAGTTGGCTGCCAAGGGGGTTTATATTCAGGCGGTGCTGCCTGCGGCCACCCGCACTGAGATCTGGGAGCGAGCGGGCATTGATATCAATACGCTGAGCGAGGTGATGGACGTAGGCGAATTGGTCGATGCGGCGTTGGTCGGCTTTGACCGCCGTGAGCAGGTGACTATTCCGCCATTGCATGACGCGGCACGCTGGGATGCTCTTGAGGGCGCGCGTCAGGGGCTGCTTGGGGAACTACGGCAGGCACACGCGGCAGAGCGTTATCAGAAGGCTTAG
- a CDS encoding TetR/AcrR family transcriptional regulator: MRVTKAQAQANRAHIVETASVLFRERGYDGVGIADLMAAAGFTHGGFYKHFASKADLMAEAATCGLTQSLDEYAGQDIVQFFDMYLSREHRDTRGTGCTLAALCADAARQPEAIKAAFAHGIEGMLAGVERSGKTLVDVDPQTRRAKMLDALAHAVGAVVLSRACPDDSPLADEILDACRTEVLAPLLPKAEG; the protein is encoded by the coding sequence ATGAGGGTTACCAAAGCACAGGCACAGGCGAATCGAGCGCACATCGTTGAAACCGCATCGGTGCTGTTTCGTGAACGTGGCTATGACGGCGTAGGTATCGCGGATCTGATGGCCGCCGCAGGGTTTACCCATGGCGGGTTCTACAAGCATTTCGCCTCAAAAGCCGACCTGATGGCCGAAGCCGCCACCTGCGGGCTGACGCAGAGCCTGGACGAATACGCAGGGCAGGATATTGTCCAATTTTTCGACATGTACCTCTCACGCGAGCACCGTGATACGCGAGGCACAGGCTGCACATTGGCGGCTCTTTGCGCAGATGCAGCGCGTCAACCTGAAGCGATCAAGGCCGCCTTTGCACACGGAATCGAAGGCATGCTGGCTGGCGTAGAGCGCTCTGGCAAAACACTGGTTGACGTAGACCCACAGACGCGCCGAGCCAAGATGCTCGACGCGCTGGCCCATGCCGTCGGCGCTGTAGTGCTATCACGCGCCTGCCCGGATGACTCGCCCTTGGCGGACGAAATCCTCGATGCCTGTCGCACAGAAGTCCTCGCGCCGTTGCTACCGAAGGCTGAGGGTTAA
- a CDS encoding alginate O-acetyltransferase AlgX-related protein has product MPDSSPKPAMPSEFTARISKLSGWVFAAFMLVSFASVVWLLLSGKVELLPPNLTRDAVLHGEVTHKIAKQLSMAAVPERAADLERAASWLTFHDTGARVRPGCDGWLFLTDEMRINRHAQDNADAKAAAILDIQQRLAKRGIALLVAVVPDKSRIASAQLCDLRRPAQLQNRAVAWVDALNKAGVKAIDLAPVLQPLGAEAFLRTDTHWSEIGSSAAAKAIAQHVQAMGISATPHKEFEVSVQSPARRPGDLVRLAGLDWLPVTSQPASETVAASQIGEKKVDAQSGVESLDDLFGDSNLPNVALIGTSFSRNSNFLGFLQQALSAPVGDFSKDGGEFSGGANNYFNNPAFKQTPAKLVIWEIPERDIQTPYSEVIEWGK; this is encoded by the coding sequence ATGCCTGACTCATCCCCAAAACCGGCCATGCCGAGTGAATTCACTGCCCGAATCAGCAAGCTGTCCGGCTGGGTTTTTGCCGCGTTTATGCTGGTGAGCTTTGCCTCGGTTGTCTGGCTGTTGCTCAGCGGCAAGGTTGAACTGTTGCCGCCCAATCTGACGCGTGACGCGGTGCTGCATGGCGAAGTAACCCACAAAATTGCCAAGCAATTGTCGATGGCGGCCGTGCCCGAACGCGCTGCCGACCTGGAGCGCGCAGCGAGCTGGCTGACGTTTCACGACACTGGTGCTCGGGTGCGTCCGGGATGTGATGGCTGGTTATTTTTGACCGACGAAATGCGCATCAACCGTCACGCGCAAGACAATGCGGACGCCAAGGCAGCAGCGATACTCGATATTCAGCAACGTTTGGCCAAGCGCGGCATTGCGTTGCTGGTGGCTGTGGTGCCGGATAAAAGCCGCATTGCCAGTGCGCAACTGTGCGATCTGCGTCGCCCGGCGCAATTGCAAAACCGCGCCGTGGCGTGGGTCGACGCGTTGAACAAAGCGGGCGTCAAGGCGATTGACCTCGCACCGGTGCTGCAACCGTTGGGGGCCGAAGCGTTCTTGCGCACCGACACCCACTGGAGCGAAATCGGCTCGTCGGCGGCTGCCAAGGCAATCGCGCAGCACGTGCAGGCGATGGGCATCAGCGCCACGCCGCACAAGGAATTTGAGGTGAGTGTGCAAAGCCCGGCACGACGCCCGGGGGATCTGGTGCGTTTGGCAGGCCTCGATTGGTTGCCAGTGACCTCGCAACCGGCCTCGGAAACCGTGGCGGCGAGCCAGATAGGTGAGAAGAAAGTTGACGCTCAGAGCGGTGTAGAAAGCCTTGATGACCTGTTCGGTGATAGCAACTTGCCTAACGTTGCGCTGATTGGCACTTCGTTTTCGCGTAACTCCAATTTCCTCGGCTTCTTACAGCAAGCGCTTAGCGCCCCAGTAGGAGATTTCTCCAAGGATGGCGGAGAGTTTTCCGGTGGTGCGAATAACTACTTCAACAACCCAGCCTTCAAGCAGACCCCTGCCAAGTTAGTGATCTGGGAGATTCCCGAGCGCGATATTCAAACGCCTTACAGTGAAGTGATTGAGTGGGGCAAGTAG
- a CDS encoding MBOAT family O-acyltransferase encodes MVFASLEFLTLFLPAFLLIYALGKPQWRNVILLIGSWLFYGWLNPMFLALHMALTVVAWVGGLLIDRSREDSKGRVRLLIALIVFNTAVLCWYKYANILAATWIEWITYPGAMPLEWQRVALPAGLSFIVLQAISYLVDVHRHTVPVERSFINYATYISMFGHSIAGPIIRYDWVRRELTKRYFDWQNFSLGARRFMIGMCMKVLVADTLSPLVDVAFHLDNPSFVDAWIGCLAYSLQLFFDFAGYSAMAIGLGLMLGFHFPENFNQPYLARSIQDFWRRWHLSLSSWLRDYLYIALGGNRKGAWNTYRNLFLTMAIAGLWHGGDSWNYLLWGSAHGIALCVDRLWSRSTLPSIPPVLAHTLTLLFVFMAWTLFRAPDFHSALNMYAGQFGLHGFALGDALAVTLRSAHGLAALLGIACIIAPAFKSRYEQCFGGSVLYAPIAAVWPVAGFLLSFALIASREAVPFLYFQF; translated from the coding sequence ATGGTCTTCGCCTCTCTCGAGTTTCTGACGTTATTCCTGCCTGCTTTCTTGCTCATCTATGCATTGGGCAAGCCGCAGTGGCGTAACGTCATTTTGTTGATCGGCAGCTGGTTGTTTTACGGCTGGCTGAACCCGATGTTTCTCGCGCTGCATATGGCGTTGACGGTGGTGGCATGGGTCGGCGGGCTGTTGATTGACCGCTCGCGGGAGGACTCCAAGGGGCGCGTGCGGCTGTTGATTGCACTGATTGTGTTCAACACAGCGGTGCTGTGCTGGTACAAATACGCCAACATCCTGGCTGCCACCTGGATTGAGTGGATTACTTATCCCGGTGCCATGCCGCTGGAGTGGCAACGCGTCGCGTTGCCAGCCGGGTTGTCGTTTATTGTGTTGCAGGCGATTTCCTATCTGGTGGACGTCCACCGGCATACCGTGCCGGTGGAGCGTAGCTTCATCAATTACGCCACCTACATCTCGATGTTCGGCCACTCGATTGCCGGTCCGATCATTCGTTATGACTGGGTGCGTCGTGAGCTGACCAAGCGTTACTTCGACTGGCAGAACTTCTCCCTCGGCGCGCGCCGTTTCATGATCGGCATGTGCATGAAAGTGTTGGTGGCCGACACCCTGTCGCCGCTGGTGGACGTGGCGTTTCACTTGGACAATCCGTCCTTTGTCGACGCTTGGATCGGTTGCCTGGCGTATTCGCTGCAACTGTTTTTCGACTTTGCTGGTTACAGCGCCATGGCCATCGGCCTGGGCTTGATGCTGGGCTTTCACTTCCCGGAAAACTTCAACCAGCCTTATCTGGCTCGCAGTATTCAGGATTTCTGGCGCCGCTGGCATTTGTCGCTGTCCAGTTGGTTGCGTGACTACTTGTACATCGCCCTTGGCGGCAACCGCAAAGGCGCCTGGAACACCTATCGCAACCTGTTTTTGACCATGGCTATTGCGGGTCTGTGGCATGGCGGTGATAGCTGGAACTACCTGTTGTGGGGTTCGGCCCATGGCATCGCGTTGTGCGTCGACCGTTTGTGGTCGCGCTCGACCTTGCCGAGCATTCCACCCGTGCTGGCGCATACTCTGACTCTGTTGTTTGTGTTTATGGCCTGGACCCTGTTCCGCGCGCCGGACTTCCATTCGGCGCTGAACATGTACGCGGGGCAGTTCGGGCTGCATGGCTTCGCTTTGGGTGATGCGCTGGCGGTGACGTTGCGTTCGGCGCATGGCCTGGCAGCATTGCTCGGTATCGCCTGCATCATCGCGCCAGCGTTCAAGAGTCGTTACGAACAATGCTTCGGCGGCTCCGTTCTGTATGCACCGATAGCGGCCGTGTGGCCGGTGGCGGGTTTTCTGCTTTCGTTCGCGTTGATCGCGAGCCGTGAAGCGGTGCCTTTCCTGTACTTCCAGTTCTGA